From the genome of Mesorhizobium japonicum MAFF 303099, one region includes:
- a CDS encoding sugar ABC transporter ATP-binding protein — MPAEAAPVLLAVEGVTKHFAGVTALSDVLLDIHPGEILGLLGENGAGKSTLLKILSGVMPPSSGRITFDGADYAPSSPQDAKRLGIVTIYQELSLIPTLTVAENIFIGRAPVGPLGLVSWKRMERDSRDIIARVGLSIDPMTPVSALSVAEQQLVEIARALSLKSRLIIMDEPTSALTETEVQRLLSIMGRLRQDKVAIMFVTHRLEEASAICDRMTVLRDGRLAGHLDRDKGRPIQLPRIIEKMVGRAASELYARPVQRAVAGNVVLSVRGLRTVRDPEAPHAIVLDGVDIDLKAGEILGVAGLVGSGRTELARAIFGADRIAAGTITLDGKPIAPASPADAIALGIGLVPEDRKHQAIFAALGILPNFSVASLGRFSNGLGFMAERRERDALSGFRKMLSIRMASAEQAIEGLSGGNQQKVILARWLARDPKVLIVDEPTRGVDVGAKAEVHQILVQLAARGIAVMMVSSELPEVLAVSDRIVTMRRGRITGEMPGVEANEEKLMELMALDKQDALGQDALGQDALGQDAEDQAR; from the coding sequence TTGCCAGCTGAAGCCGCACCTGTCCTGCTTGCCGTCGAGGGCGTCACCAAGCATTTCGCCGGTGTCACCGCGCTGAGCGATGTCTTGCTCGACATCCACCCCGGCGAGATCCTCGGCCTGCTCGGCGAAAACGGCGCGGGCAAATCGACGCTGCTCAAAATCCTGTCGGGCGTCATGCCGCCGTCCAGCGGGCGCATCACTTTCGACGGCGCCGACTATGCGCCGTCCAGCCCGCAGGATGCCAAGCGGCTCGGCATCGTCACCATTTACCAGGAATTGAGCCTGATCCCGACGCTGACGGTGGCGGAGAACATTTTCATCGGCCGCGCGCCGGTCGGGCCACTGGGGCTGGTGAGCTGGAAGCGCATGGAGCGGGATTCGCGCGACATCATCGCCCGCGTCGGCCTTTCCATCGATCCGATGACGCCGGTCTCGGCGCTGTCGGTGGCCGAGCAGCAACTGGTCGAGATCGCCCGGGCGCTATCGCTAAAGAGCCGGCTGATCATCATGGACGAGCCGACCTCGGCGCTGACCGAAACAGAGGTGCAGCGGCTGTTGTCGATCATGGGCCGGCTGCGCCAGGACAAGGTCGCCATCATGTTCGTCACCCACCGGCTGGAGGAGGCGTCGGCGATCTGCGACCGCATGACGGTGCTGCGCGACGGCCGGCTGGCCGGGCATCTCGACCGCGACAAGGGACGACCGATCCAGCTGCCGCGGATCATCGAGAAAATGGTCGGCCGCGCCGCTTCGGAACTTTACGCGCGGCCGGTGCAACGCGCGGTGGCGGGCAATGTCGTGCTGTCGGTGCGTGGTCTGCGCACCGTGCGCGATCCCGAGGCGCCGCATGCCATTGTGCTCGACGGCGTCGACATCGATCTCAAGGCCGGCGAAATCCTCGGCGTCGCCGGCCTTGTCGGCTCCGGCCGCACCGAGCTGGCACGCGCCATTTTTGGGGCCGACCGCATCGCGGCCGGAACCATCACGCTCGACGGTAAGCCGATCGCTCCGGCCTCGCCGGCCGACGCCATCGCGCTCGGCATCGGCCTGGTGCCGGAGGACCGCAAGCACCAGGCGATCTTCGCCGCCTTGGGCATCCTGCCGAATTTCTCCGTCGCTTCGCTGGGCCGCTTCAGCAACGGCTTAGGCTTCATGGCCGAGCGGCGCGAGCGTGATGCGCTGTCGGGTTTCAGGAAAATGCTGTCGATCCGCATGGCCTCGGCCGAGCAGGCGATCGAGGGCCTGTCGGGCGGCAACCAGCAGAAAGTGATCCTGGCGCGCTGGCTGGCGCGCGACCCGAAAGTGCTGATCGTCGACGAGCCGACGCGCGGCGTCGATGTCGGCGCCAAGGCGGAGGTGCATCAGATCCTGGTGCAACTGGCGGCGCGCGGCATCGCGGTGATGATGGTCTCGTCCGAACTGCCTGAAGTGCTGGCGGTGTCGGACCGCATCGTCACCATGCGCCGGGGTCGCATCACTGGTGAGATGCCGGGCGTCGAGGCAAACGAGGAAAAACTGATGGAACTGATGGCGCTCGACAAGCAGGATGCTCTTGGGCAAGACGCGCTTGGGCAAGACGCGCTTGGGCAGGATGCGGAGGATCAGGCACGATGA
- a CDS encoding ABC transporter permease — protein sequence MSIAEEQSQRGGATIARLLMSFGPLLFLAALVVVFTVLKPSFIDPINLFNITRQISITGLIALGMTFVILTAGIDLSVGSLLAFCGMVAAVVAKGGAANTLSLSTSGTQGYGWFAALLAAVIVGAAAGGVQGLAITRLKVPPFVVTLGGLTVFRGLTLTISNGGPISGFDASMRWFGTGLIGPVPVPAIIFAVAAILCHIVLRYTRYGRAVYAVGGNAEAARLSGLRVDRILVSVYVIVGFFAGLAAFVLSARLNSSEAVAGIGYELTVISAVVIGGTSLFGGIGSVGGTVVGAALIGVLQNGLQFNNVSSYTQSIVIGLILILAVAFDRWLKSRVRR from the coding sequence ATGAGCATCGCCGAAGAGCAGAGCCAGCGCGGCGGCGCGACGATCGCGCGGCTGCTGATGAGTTTCGGGCCGCTGCTGTTCCTGGCGGCGCTGGTCGTCGTCTTCACCGTTTTGAAGCCGAGCTTCATCGACCCGATCAATCTGTTCAACATCACGCGGCAGATCTCGATCACCGGGCTGATCGCGCTCGGCATGACCTTCGTCATCCTCACCGCCGGTATCGACCTCTCGGTCGGCTCGCTGCTGGCCTTCTGCGGCATGGTCGCCGCCGTCGTCGCCAAGGGCGGTGCTGCCAACACGCTGTCGCTGTCGACCTCAGGCACGCAGGGCTATGGCTGGTTCGCGGCGCTGCTCGCCGCCGTCATCGTCGGCGCCGCCGCCGGCGGCGTGCAGGGGCTTGCCATCACCCGCCTGAAAGTGCCGCCCTTCGTCGTCACGCTGGGCGGGCTTACGGTGTTTCGCGGGCTGACGCTGACCATCTCCAATGGCGGCCCGATCTCGGGCTTCGACGCCTCGATGCGCTGGTTCGGCACGGGGCTGATCGGCCCGGTGCCGGTCCCGGCGATCATCTTCGCCGTCGCCGCGATCCTGTGCCACATCGTGCTGCGCTACACGCGCTATGGCCGCGCCGTCTACGCCGTCGGCGGCAATGCCGAGGCCGCACGGCTGTCGGGCCTGCGCGTCGACCGCATCCTGGTCTCGGTCTATGTCATCGTCGGCTTCTTCGCCGGGCTCGCCGCCTTCGTGCTGTCGGCGCGGCTCAATTCCTCGGAAGCGGTCGCCGGCATCGGCTATGAGCTGACGGTGATCTCCGCCGTCGTCATCGGCGGCACCTCGCTGTTCGGTGGCATCGGCTCGGTCGGCGGCACGGTGGTGGGCGCGGCGCTAATCGGCGTGCTGCAGAACGGGCTGCAGTTCAACAATGTGTCGTCCTACACGCAAAGCATCGTGATTGGGCTCATCCTGATCCTGGCGGTGGCGTTTGACCGATGGCTGAAGTCGCGGGTGCGAAGGTAG
- a CDS encoding type II toxin-antitoxin system HicA family toxin, giving the protein MNSAEIIRQLQADGWFEVARKGSHAQFKHRDKQGRVTVPHPKRDIPIGTLRSIEKQSGLKLR; this is encoded by the coding sequence ATGAATAGCGCCGAAATTATCCGCCAGTTGCAAGCTGATGGTTGGTTCGAGGTTGCCCGAAAGGGCAGCCATGCGCAATTCAAACACCGTGACAAGCAAGGGCGGGTCACCGTCCCTCATCCCAAGCGCGATATCCCAATAGGCACTCTACGCAGCATCGAAAAGCAATCTGGACTGAAACTGAGGTGA
- a CDS encoding phosphoglycerate mutase family protein: protein MKRLVLAALWMMALALSAHAASDKMTGLADATVLIVRHGEKPDSGPGLSPEGEARAQAYVAYFQPFMLDGVAFRPDMLVASTDSKNSARERLTLTPLSQALKLPIDQRFADKDVKALVAALSSETHGKSILIAWHHGQLGKLIKAFGADPQALLPNGKWPGDVFNWVVVLRFDQAGHLVPGSARIIEEKLPG, encoded by the coding sequence ATGAAACGCCTTGTTCTCGCCGCCCTGTGGATGATGGCGCTTGCTCTGTCCGCCCATGCCGCAAGCGATAAGATGACCGGGCTTGCCGACGCCACGGTGTTGATCGTGCGCCATGGCGAAAAGCCCGACAGCGGCCCGGGCCTGTCGCCCGAAGGCGAAGCCCGCGCGCAGGCCTATGTCGCCTATTTCCAGCCCTTCATGCTGGACGGCGTCGCCTTCCGGCCCGATATGCTGGTGGCCAGCACCGATTCCAAGAACAGCGCACGCGAGCGGCTGACGCTCACCCCGCTCAGCCAGGCGCTGAAACTCCCCATTGACCAGCGCTTCGCCGACAAGGACGTCAAAGCCCTCGTCGCGGCACTCTCCAGCGAAACCCACGGCAAGTCGATCCTGATCGCCTGGCATCACGGCCAGCTGGGAAAACTCATCAAGGCCTTCGGCGCCGACCCGCAGGCCCTGCTGCCGAACGGCAAATGGCCCGGCGATGTCTTCAACTGGGTGGTCGTGCTGCGCTTCGATCAGGCCGGGCACCTGGTGCCGGGCTCGGCGCGGATTATTGAGGAGAAGTTGCCAGGGTAG
- a CDS encoding substrate-binding domain-containing protein, which produces MNRREFLLTSVAAGAMVLAAPSVFAEDKLTILGSVPNLGFPFFVHMLNEIKAEAQAQGVNLTESDGQNSATKQTADIEAALVQKVNAIVISPLDVNALAPAIEEAVKAGVPVVTIDRRVDGVQGILAHVGADNVKGGEAEASAMVAAFPNGAKLFHLQGQPGAGPAIDRNKGVHNVLDPLKDKYQIIFEQTANFARAEALSVTEAGLAANGKPDAIICANDDMALGALEACAARNFTDVKIYGFDALPEALVAVRDGKLAGTVEQFPGQQSRTAVQIAVAYAKNKTEPKEKLVLLTPIVIGKDNLDKAERLSETK; this is translated from the coding sequence ATGAACAGACGTGAATTCCTGCTGACGTCCGTGGCCGCCGGCGCCATGGTGCTTGCCGCACCTTCGGTGTTCGCCGAGGACAAGCTGACCATACTGGGCTCGGTGCCCAATCTCGGCTTTCCGTTCTTCGTGCACATGCTGAACGAGATCAAGGCCGAGGCGCAGGCGCAAGGCGTCAACCTGACCGAAAGCGACGGCCAGAATTCGGCCACCAAGCAGACCGCAGACATCGAGGCGGCACTGGTGCAGAAGGTCAACGCCATCGTGATTTCGCCGCTCGACGTCAACGCGCTGGCGCCGGCGATCGAGGAGGCGGTCAAGGCCGGTGTTCCCGTGGTGACGATCGACCGCCGCGTCGACGGTGTCCAGGGCATTCTCGCCCATGTCGGCGCCGACAATGTCAAGGGCGGCGAGGCCGAGGCCAGCGCCATGGTGGCGGCGTTCCCCAACGGCGCCAAGCTGTTCCATCTGCAGGGCCAGCCGGGCGCCGGTCCGGCGATCGACCGCAACAAGGGCGTGCACAATGTGCTCGATCCCCTGAAGGACAAGTACCAGATCATCTTCGAGCAGACCGCAAACTTTGCCCGCGCCGAAGCGCTGTCGGTGACGGAAGCCGGCCTCGCCGCCAATGGCAAGCCGGACGCCATCATCTGCGCCAATGACGACATGGCGCTCGGCGCGCTCGAGGCCTGTGCGGCGCGCAACTTCACCGACGTCAAGATCTACGGCTTCGACGCGCTGCCGGAAGCGCTGGTTGCCGTGCGCGACGGCAAGCTCGCCGGCACGGTCGAACAGTTCCCCGGCCAGCAGTCGCGCACCGCGGTGCAGATCGCGGTCGCCTACGCCAAGAACAAGACCGAGCCGAAGGAAAAGCTGGTGCTGTTGACGCCCATCGTCATCGGCAAGGACAATCTTGATAAGGCGGAGAGGTTGAGCGAGACGAAGTAG